Proteins encoded in a region of the Candidatus Obscuribacter sp. genome:
- the uvrB gene encoding excinuclease ABC subunit UvrB — MPDFEVVANFKPAGDQPYAIDALSAGIDQGMPYQTLLGVTGSGKTMTMASIIEKTKMPALVLAHNKTLAAQLCNEMKEFFPKNAVEYFISYYDYYQPESYIPSTDTFIEKEASINEEIDRLRHSTTRSLWERQDVIVVGSVSTIYGLGVPERYLSAALELSVGQEVDRQELLRKLVSIHYSRNDLVVERSRFRARGEILEVYPSYEERIVRVEFFGDEVERITYVNPVTGEIDEVRKSVKIYPAKHYVAEEEEIEKSIKIIEEELEERIGELIGQGKLVEAQRLKQRTRFDIEMLKEVGYCNGIENYSRILEGRSPGEPPKTLIDYFVRKFGKDGFLTFIDESHVTVPQLRGMYFGDRSRKDTLIDYGFRLPCARDNRPLTPDEFFARVGKVLFVSATPGDWELSVSNKIVEQIIRPTGLLDPVIEIRPITGQIDDLIGEIKERAAKDERILVTTLTKRMAEDLTDYLAQLGIRVKWLHSDIKALERVELLRDLRLGLFDVLVGVNLLREGLDLPEVSLVAIMEADKEGFLRAERSLIQTIGRAARNSEGKVIMYADKITDSITKARSETERRRTLQIAHNTKHGITPMTIIKDTTNTLLESMRGKEEQKAPERPRGKGKKEKVMVPEAILELSDRELKNAIKRIEKEMKDAARELDFERAADLRDQLKVLHERNIQMRKAQPD; from the coding sequence ATGCCAGATTTTGAAGTCGTCGCCAATTTTAAACCGGCAGGGGACCAGCCGTATGCTATCGATGCACTGTCGGCTGGCATAGACCAGGGCATGCCCTACCAGACTCTTTTAGGAGTGACTGGCTCAGGCAAGACCATGACCATGGCTTCAATCATCGAAAAGACCAAGATGCCAGCGCTCGTCCTGGCACACAATAAGACTCTTGCTGCCCAGCTCTGCAATGAGATGAAAGAGTTTTTTCCCAAAAACGCAGTTGAGTATTTTATTTCTTATTACGACTACTATCAGCCCGAGTCCTATATTCCATCGACTGATACTTTTATCGAAAAAGAAGCCAGTATCAACGAAGAGATAGACAGGCTGAGGCACTCCACTACGCGCTCGCTATGGGAGCGTCAGGATGTGATTGTGGTGGGCTCGGTCTCCACCATATATGGTCTGGGTGTACCAGAGCGTTATTTGTCGGCAGCTCTTGAGCTTAGTGTGGGGCAAGAAGTCGACAGACAGGAGCTTTTACGTAAGCTCGTCAGTATTCATTATTCGCGCAATGATTTAGTGGTGGAGCGTTCACGCTTTAGAGCGCGTGGTGAAATCCTGGAAGTCTATCCCAGTTATGAAGAACGCATTGTCAGAGTAGAATTTTTTGGCGATGAAGTAGAGCGCATCACCTATGTCAATCCAGTAACTGGCGAAATAGACGAAGTCCGCAAGTCAGTCAAAATCTATCCAGCAAAACACTATGTAGCTGAAGAAGAAGAGATTGAAAAATCAATCAAAATCATCGAAGAAGAGCTTGAAGAGCGGATTGGCGAGCTAATCGGTCAGGGCAAACTGGTCGAAGCGCAAAGACTTAAACAGCGCACCAGATTTGATATCGAGATGCTCAAAGAAGTTGGCTATTGCAATGGTATCGAAAACTATTCGCGCATCCTTGAAGGGCGCAGTCCCGGTGAGCCGCCCAAGACTTTGATTGATTATTTTGTGCGCAAATTTGGCAAAGACGGATTTCTAACCTTTATAGATGAGTCACACGTGACCGTACCGCAACTTAGAGGCATGTATTTTGGTGACCGCAGTCGCAAAGACACTTTGATTGATTATGGCTTCCGTCTGCCCTGTGCCAGAGACAATCGCCCCCTTACTCCCGATGAGTTTTTTGCCCGAGTCGGCAAGGTCCTGTTTGTCTCAGCTACGCCTGGCGATTGGGAGCTATCTGTTAGCAACAAAATCGTAGAGCAAATCATCAGACCGACAGGTCTTTTAGATCCTGTTATAGAGATAAGACCAATAACAGGCCAAATTGATGACCTCATTGGCGAGATCAAAGAGCGCGCTGCTAAGGACGAGCGCATCCTGGTCACTACACTAACCAAGCGTATGGCAGAGGACCTCACCGATTATCTCGCCCAGCTTGGCATAAGAGTTAAATGGCTGCATAGCGATATTAAGGCTCTTGAGCGTGTTGAGTTACTGCGAGATCTGCGTCTCGGTCTCTTTGATGTACTTGTGGGCGTCAACCTGCTTAGAGAAGGTCTGGACTTGCCTGAGGTATCTCTTGTAGCCATTATGGAAGCAGATAAAGAAGGCTTCCTCAGGGCTGAGCGCTCACTGATTCAGACGATAGGCCGTGCTGCACGTAATAGCGAAGGCAAAGTAATAATGTATGCCGACAAAATTACAGACTCAATAACTAAGGCAAGAAGCGAGACTGAACGCAGAAGAACATTACAGATTGCTCATAATACCAAGCATGGTATCACCCCCATGACAATCATCAAGGATACGACCAATACCCTCTTAGAATCGATGCGTGGTAAAGAGGAGCAAAAAGCTCCGGAACGCCCACGGGGTAAGGGTAAGAAAGAAAAAGTAATGGTCCCCGAAGCTATCCTTGAGCTATCCGATCGTGAGCTTAAGAATGCTATAAAGCGTATCGAGAAGGAAATGAAAGACGCCGCCAGGGAGCTGGATTTTGAGAGAGCTGCTGACCTGCGTGATCAATTAAAAGTATTACATGAACGCAATATCCAAATGCGAAAAGCACAGCCTGACTGA
- a CDS encoding twin-arginine translocase TatA/TatE family subunit, protein MFNSPVDIAMVMGVALLIFGPKKLPELGKSVGLGLKNFKRAMSDVTEEVKSAVNSDEPAKPATSEKPAETAKPAEEQGSVAKIIT, encoded by the coding sequence ATGTTTAACAGCCCAGTTGATATAGCCATGGTAATGGGAGTTGCTCTTCTCATTTTTGGACCTAAAAAGCTGCCTGAGCTGGGTAAATCAGTCGGTCTTGGTCTCAAAAATTTTAAAAGAGCAATGTCTGATGTGACTGAAGAAGTTAAGTCCGCAGTCAATAGTGATGAGCCAGCCAAGCCAGCAACCTCCGAAAAACCAGCTGAGACTGCCAAGCCAGCTGAAGAACAAGGCTCAGTAGCCAAAATAATCACCTAA
- the rpoD gene encoding RNA polymerase sigma factor RpoD — protein sequence MAKRNEMEELDLIDENDQFTILDDEEGTIDDDDEPVELPSTREIATEDSVRLYLREIGRIQLLKPDEEIELARKILQGDMMAKRKLVQANLRLVVSIAKKYIGRGLSFLDLIQEGNLGLIRASEKFDHERGYKFSTYATWWIRQAITRALADKSRTIRVPVHMVETINKLKKVTRQLAQELNRKPTEQELAKAMDVSIVKLHEIIKAAKEPISLETPIGKEEDSRLGDFIEDAETDRPETTVTHELLRQDLAKMLNELTPRERDVLRLRFGLDDGRQRTLEEVGQLFAVTRERVRQIEFKALRKLRQPGRSSRLREYL from the coding sequence ATGGCGAAGAGAAACGAGATGGAAGAACTCGATCTCATCGATGAAAATGATCAATTCACAATTCTCGACGATGAAGAAGGCACCATCGATGATGACGATGAACCGGTCGAACTACCTTCAACACGTGAAATAGCAACCGAAGACTCTGTACGTCTTTATCTAAGAGAAATCGGTCGCATTCAACTGCTTAAACCAGACGAAGAAATCGAACTGGCTAGAAAAATTCTGCAAGGCGACATGATGGCTAAACGTAAGCTGGTTCAAGCCAACTTGCGACTGGTTGTATCCATCGCCAAAAAGTACATCGGTCGCGGACTTTCCTTCCTTGATTTGATTCAAGAAGGTAACCTCGGTTTGATTCGTGCTAGCGAAAAGTTTGACCATGAACGTGGTTATAAGTTCTCAACTTACGCCACCTGGTGGATTCGTCAGGCTATTACAAGAGCCCTGGCTGACAAATCTCGCACCATCCGTGTCCCTGTACACATGGTAGAGACCATCAACAAACTCAAAAAGGTCACTCGTCAGCTCGCTCAAGAACTTAACCGTAAGCCCACTGAGCAAGAACTCGCTAAAGCAATGGACGTTTCAATCGTCAAATTGCATGAGATCATCAAAGCTGCCAAAGAGCCCATCTCCCTTGAGACACCTATCGGCAAAGAAGAAGATAGCCGCCTTGGCGACTTTATCGAAGATGCTGAAACCGATAGACCAGAGACAACTGTTACACATGAACTGCTCAGACAGGACTTGGCCAAGATGCTAAACGAGCTAACACCTCGTGAGCGTGATGTGCTGAGACTGAGATTTGGTCTGGATGATGGTCGTCAACGCACTCTCGAAGAAGTAGGACAACTCTTTGCTGTCACAAGAGAACGTGTACGTCAAATCGAATTCAAGGCCCTCAGAAAACTGAGACAGCCAGGACGTAGCTCAAGACTGAGAGAGTATCTCTAA
- the rplL gene encoding 50S ribosomal protein L7/L12: MATKVSVDDLLESIGNLTLLEAADLKKKMEEKFGVTAAAPMAMMAAGPGAGAAAVEEKTEFDVILTAVGDKKIEVLKVVREVTGLGLKEAKDLVDAAPKPLKEKVKKEEAEEMKKKIEAAGAKVEIK; encoded by the coding sequence ATGGCTACTAAAGTTTCCGTAGATGATTTGTTGGAATCAATCGGCAACCTCACTCTTCTTGAAGCCGCTGACCTCAAGAAGAAAATGGAAGAAAAATTTGGCGTAACAGCCGCTGCTCCTATGGCCATGATGGCTGCAGGTCCTGGCGCTGGTGCTGCTGCTGTTGAAGAGAAGACTGAATTTGACGTCATCCTCACCGCTGTAGGCGACAAGAAAATTGAAGTCCTCAAAGTCGTCCGCGAAGTAACCGGTCTTGGTCTCAAAGAAGCCAAAGACCTCGTCGACGCTGCTCCTAAGCCACTCAAAGAAAAAGTGAAGAAGGAAGAAGCAGAAGAGATGAAGAAGAAAATCGAAGCTGCCGGCGCCAAAGTAGAAATCAAGTAG
- a CDS encoding tetratricopeptide repeat protein: protein MRCPFCGTSHPSSYEQCVSCGQAFYQEQEIEPADQNIETAPQSANQALDEGAVLVSQKAKERHDINRNGASWEFDQAPPVSKRRSANMKHMLKSGAPQAAGAITAIAILLISAGATFYFLTKAPESDRLLVKGLKELENGQFAFAVETLNKATETSKDNPRVQLALARAYIGIDQVDKAWECIARAKEQGQGVVEDPQLASQLANYYRLHAHYDKAIELLRPLAQKNVPGKRAELADLAALWGDDELRNGHLEQALRLWEEVKELKEGSRYSESDARLSTIYQKLAEKSSAGKNDKDALNYLSKLNAIADNPRNYEMSAEIYERTGQLELAIDQLRKASKLSSRDDAIRRKLAILLTKRGKELMDNGDYDTGYGYMQQAKSVDPNNTVPTVTMKSVKIDFEGGMPRISGQVFNPTDQSISALSMKVEMVGDSGNVLWSKETRVVDEYVPAMGAKEGKNVDITGGASVKADGKTEFKVYFDGKLYNSYPIGKKERAKVESSPEVAKEAPKAETQTAPPVAPPPSAPAPATTTEPATETPTKNSVEEKTMKDLE from the coding sequence ATGCGCTGTCCATTTTGTGGCACATCCCATCCGTCATCGTATGAGCAATGCGTCTCATGTGGACAGGCGTTCTACCAGGAACAAGAAATTGAACCTGCCGACCAAAATATCGAAACGGCTCCCCAGAGTGCTAATCAAGCGCTCGATGAGGGAGCCGTTTTGGTATCCCAAAAGGCAAAAGAAAGACACGATATCAATCGCAACGGCGCTAGCTGGGAGTTTGATCAAGCTCCTCCAGTAAGTAAACGACGCTCAGCTAACATGAAGCATATGCTCAAAAGCGGCGCGCCTCAGGCAGCTGGAGCAATTACTGCCATCGCCATTCTTTTGATTTCTGCTGGAGCCACATTTTATTTTTTGACCAAAGCACCTGAATCCGACAGGTTACTGGTCAAAGGCTTAAAGGAATTAGAAAACGGTCAGTTTGCATTTGCTGTAGAAACTCTCAATAAAGCCACCGAAACAAGCAAAGACAATCCCAGAGTACAACTTGCTCTAGCGAGAGCTTATATTGGTATTGATCAAGTTGATAAAGCCTGGGAATGTATTGCCCGAGCTAAAGAGCAAGGTCAGGGTGTTGTAGAAGACCCACAACTTGCCTCGCAACTAGCTAACTACTACAGACTGCACGCCCACTATGACAAAGCTATAGAGCTGTTGCGTCCACTGGCCCAAAAGAATGTCCCTGGCAAGCGCGCTGAACTGGCTGACCTGGCGGCTCTCTGGGGTGACGATGAGTTGCGCAATGGACACCTGGAGCAAGCGCTCAGACTCTGGGAAGAGGTAAAAGAGCTAAAAGAAGGCTCTCGCTACAGCGAATCAGATGCCAGACTCTCCACTATCTATCAAAAGTTAGCCGAAAAATCATCAGCCGGTAAAAACGACAAAGATGCTCTCAACTATCTCTCTAAGCTCAATGCCATCGCTGACAATCCACGCAACTACGAGATGTCTGCCGAAATTTATGAGCGCACCGGTCAACTAGAACTAGCTATCGATCAGCTGCGCAAAGCCAGCAAGCTATCGAGCCGCGATGATGCCATCAGACGTAAACTGGCGATACTGCTCACCAAGCGTGGCAAAGAGCTGATGGACAACGGCGACTATGACACTGGCTATGGCTATATGCAACAGGCCAAATCAGTCGACCCCAATAACACTGTGCCAACAGTAACAATGAAGTCAGTCAAAATAGACTTCGAGGGTGGCATGCCTCGTATATCTGGACAGGTCTTTAACCCCACCGATCAATCAATCAGCGCCCTCAGCATGAAAGTAGAAATGGTGGGCGATAGCGGCAATGTACTGTGGTCCAAAGAGACCCGAGTAGTGGACGAATATGTACCTGCCATGGGTGCCAAAGAAGGCAAAAACGTTGACATTACTGGCGGTGCCTCAGTTAAAGCTGACGGTAAAACTGAGTTTAAGGTCTACTTTGATGGCAAGCTCTATAACAGCTATCCCATTGGCAAAAAAGAACGGGCAAAAGTAGAAAGCTCACCGGAAGTAGCAAAAGAAGCGCCAAAGGCAGAAACACAAACGGCACCACCAGTAGCACCGCCGCCCTCAGCTCCTGCACCGGCCACGACCACCGAGCCTGCCACCGAAACTCCCACTAAAAACTCAGTGGAAGAAAAGACAATGAAAGATCTCGAATAG
- a CDS encoding GGDEF domain-containing protein: MPDKSDKKPKDKEAHLDPKSYDVDEGWAFNKQDSFAKKMGETRSDMKKFAASKNRVTAERERKPLTEEEMADFEKASMYCPLTGILNAKSFFKKLDYELRRAKRYKRPLSLMMLQVDNMDHYKRQYGAMVEDEVVKSVSKLLQTCIRDVDVPGRGEGICLGVIFPETYSSRAMVVAERVKEKLRTESVSSDLRHLKVTGSLGVVSFPTHARDEHELMRKVMEFVEHAKSEGGDRVHNG; the protein is encoded by the coding sequence ATGCCTGATAAGTCAGATAAAAAGCCAAAAGATAAAGAAGCCCATCTTGATCCCAAATCCTACGATGTGGATGAGGGCTGGGCCTTTAATAAGCAAGACAGTTTTGCCAAAAAAATGGGCGAAACTCGCAGCGATATGAAAAAATTTGCCGCCTCCAAAAACCGTGTTACTGCCGAGCGCGAGCGTAAGCCTCTGACCGAAGAAGAAATGGCTGATTTTGAAAAGGCGTCGATGTATTGTCCTTTGACCGGCATACTCAACGCCAAGAGCTTTTTTAAAAAACTGGATTACGAATTGCGCCGTGCCAAGCGTTATAAGCGACCACTGTCATTGATGATGCTCCAGGTAGACAACATGGACCATTACAAAAGACAGTACGGCGCTATGGTTGAGGACGAAGTCGTCAAATCTGTAAGCAAACTTTTGCAGACTTGTATCCGCGATGTGGACGTGCCTGGTCGCGGCGAGGGCATTTGCCTTGGTGTTATTTTCCCTGAGACTTATTCATCAAGAGCGATGGTTGTAGCTGAGCGTGTCAAAGAAAAACTGCGCACCGAAAGCGTCAGTAGTGACCTGCGCCATCTCAAAGTGACTGGTAGCCTTGGCGTTGTCTCGTTTCCTACTCATGCCAGAGATGAGCATGAATTGATGCGCAAAGTTATGGAATTTGTTGAGCACGCTAAAAGTGAAGGCGGCGACAGAGTCCATAACGGCTAG
- a CDS encoding glycine--tRNA ligase subunit beta, whose protein sequence is MSNYLVEIGVEELPAGFVPEAVGRLSEYLATQLMQNHIKYDEIKTLATPRRLTAIVKNIAAMQETTSKKVKGPPVKNSFDKDGNPLDAAKGFAQRNGLTVDKLTKEDLQGVTYLYADVVTTGKPTEAVLPEIIEKVIAQISGERLMRWGACEVKFSRPLRWFVSLLDDKVVPFSVAGVTAGRVSRGHRILAPGEVTIKDANSYESDLEKSFVMVDAQKRQEKIKNEVQSAAKSLKGYPLRLNDSGLLEEVVFLTEWPKAVVGDFENEYLSLPSMLIETIMVHHQRYFPVSQLESVKEGQDSKLLPHFITISNNDISDSAPKIKQGNERVLRARLADGKFFYFDDGKQTLTERKPNLAKLNYQEGLGSYLDKTERLVKAAQFLSSELKLEKDEARDLERACELAKLDLVTGLVRELPELQGYVGSWYGAKQNESPQVVAAIASHYSPRGGGDSIPADKIGQLTAVIDKIDHVVGLFALGKKPTGSSDPFGLRRAAQGVIDILVDGVTGGVDISSLVQNLLGQFEGALGQAKFDHKAVLSDVNEFLQLRLKTKLLDKQYSREIVDCVLGAGDPLTNVSGLATRLTALNWLVNDKGGTSIVRMGVRVGNILKADSPAIVHEDKLSEVPEKELWQAFKSGVETPWNKSQTNFRTPVTQMEYEEMLGLLGTLTGPVENFFEKILVNDEDQDKRNNRHAILKNIDMYLKTLGDFTKLQPLIN, encoded by the coding sequence ATGTCCAACTATCTCGTCGAAATTGGTGTGGAAGAACTGCCAGCTGGCTTTGTGCCTGAGGCCGTCGGTCGTCTCAGTGAATATCTGGCCACTCAATTGATGCAAAATCACATCAAATATGACGAAATCAAGACCTTGGCTACCCCTCGCCGCTTGACTGCTATTGTCAAAAACATTGCGGCAATGCAAGAGACCACAAGCAAAAAAGTAAAAGGACCACCGGTCAAAAACAGTTTTGACAAGGATGGTAATCCTCTCGATGCCGCCAAAGGATTTGCTCAACGCAATGGTCTGACTGTAGATAAGCTGACAAAAGAAGACTTGCAAGGTGTCACCTACCTCTATGCCGATGTTGTTACAACTGGCAAACCGACAGAAGCTGTCTTGCCAGAAATAATCGAGAAAGTGATTGCTCAGATTTCGGGCGAGAGATTGATGCGCTGGGGTGCTTGTGAAGTGAAGTTTAGCCGTCCTTTGAGATGGTTTGTTTCACTTTTGGACGATAAAGTAGTGCCTTTTAGCGTGGCTGGCGTCACTGCTGGACGTGTCAGTCGTGGTCATCGCATCCTTGCTCCCGGTGAAGTAACAATCAAAGACGCAAACTCCTACGAGAGCGATCTGGAAAAGTCCTTTGTCATGGTGGACGCTCAAAAGCGCCAAGAAAAAATCAAAAATGAAGTCCAGAGTGCTGCTAAATCTCTTAAGGGCTATCCGCTCAGGCTCAATGATTCTGGTTTGCTGGAAGAGGTTGTCTTTCTAACTGAATGGCCAAAAGCGGTTGTAGGTGACTTTGAAAATGAATATCTAAGTTTGCCTTCAATGTTGATTGAAACAATCATGGTGCACCATCAGCGGTATTTCCCTGTTTCACAACTGGAGAGTGTCAAAGAAGGGCAAGATAGCAAGCTATTGCCACATTTCATCACTATTTCTAATAACGATATCTCTGATTCCGCACCTAAAATAAAACAGGGCAATGAAAGAGTATTGAGAGCACGTCTGGCTGATGGCAAGTTCTTTTATTTTGATGATGGCAAACAAACACTGACTGAGCGCAAGCCCAATCTCGCTAAACTCAACTATCAGGAAGGTCTTGGTAGTTATCTTGACAAAACCGAAAGACTGGTCAAAGCCGCCCAGTTTTTATCCAGCGAGCTTAAATTGGAGAAAGACGAAGCTAGAGATCTTGAGCGTGCTTGCGAGCTTGCCAAGCTAGACCTGGTTACTGGTCTTGTGCGTGAACTGCCTGAACTACAAGGTTATGTTGGTAGCTGGTACGGTGCCAAGCAAAATGAATCACCACAAGTAGTGGCGGCCATTGCCTCACATTATTCGCCGCGTGGCGGCGGCGACAGTATCCCTGCCGATAAAATTGGTCAGTTAACTGCTGTTATCGATAAGATAGATCATGTGGTTGGACTCTTTGCTCTGGGCAAAAAGCCCACTGGATCAAGCGATCCCTTTGGTTTAAGACGCGCAGCTCAGGGTGTTATCGATATCCTGGTGGACGGTGTCACTGGTGGTGTCGACATCTCCAGCCTGGTGCAAAATCTTTTGGGACAATTTGAGGGCGCTCTGGGTCAAGCCAAGTTTGATCACAAAGCAGTACTCAGTGATGTCAACGAATTTTTGCAATTGCGTCTCAAGACAAAACTGCTCGACAAACAATACTCTCGTGAGATTGTTGATTGTGTGCTCGGTGCCGGCGATCCCCTCACCAATGTGTCAGGGCTTGCCACCAGGCTTACTGCTCTTAACTGGCTTGTTAACGATAAAGGTGGCACCAGTATTGTGCGCATGGGCGTGCGTGTTGGCAATATTCTCAAGGCTGATTCACCAGCCATTGTGCACGAAGACAAACTCAGTGAAGTGCCCGAAAAAGAACTCTGGCAAGCTTTTAAGTCAGGAGTTGAAACGCCCTGGAATAAGTCACAGACTAACTTCAGGACTCCTGTTACACAGATGGAATATGAAGAGATGCTGGGCTTGCTCGGCACTCTCACTGGTCCGGTTGAGAACTTCTTTGAAAAAATCCTTGTCAATGACGAGGATCAAGATAAAAGAAACAATCGCCATGCCATTCTTAAAAACATTGATATGTATCTCAAAACACTTGGTGATTTCACTAAACTGCAGCCCCTCATTAACTGA
- a CDS encoding (2Fe-2S) ferredoxin domain-containing protein, whose product MEIFEKHVFVCTSGKTCSQEGGEEVCSQLRKAVIEHGLKGKVRINKAGCFDQCGNGPLVVVYPEGTWYAHVKPEDASEIVEQHLAGDKPVQRLLYDGRGRIT is encoded by the coding sequence ATGGAAATCTTTGAAAAGCACGTTTTTGTTTGTACCTCAGGTAAGACCTGCTCCCAAGAGGGTGGCGAAGAAGTCTGCTCTCAGCTGCGTAAAGCAGTAATTGAGCATGGTTTAAAAGGTAAGGTCAGAATCAATAAGGCTGGCTGTTTTGACCAGTGTGGCAACGGACCACTTGTTGTCGTTTATCCAGAAGGCACATGGTATGCCCACGTCAAGCCAGAAGACGCAAGTGAGATAGTCGAGCAACATCTGGCCGGCGATAAACCTGTGCAAAGACTCTTGTACGACGGCCGTGGGCGCATCACTTAA
- a CDS encoding 50S ribosomal protein L10, producing MPTKEHKKGVVSDLEGFFANGKVAIVADLSGYTVAELTHFRRSLDKANAKVKVTKNTLVKIASKGTEFEAIEQIAKGPTTVVVGYDDPAAPAKTCVEVMKALKKGKVKGGVMEGRCLSQDEVKGLADLPSKEQLLSSIMGGLDSGARNIAGIFESLIRDIAILTEEVAKKNNHAE from the coding sequence ATGCCAACCAAAGAACACAAGAAAGGGGTCGTCTCTGATCTTGAAGGATTCTTTGCTAACGGCAAGGTGGCTATTGTTGCTGATCTCAGCGGTTACACGGTAGCTGAACTAACTCATTTCCGCCGCTCACTAGACAAGGCTAACGCCAAAGTCAAAGTGACAAAAAACACTCTGGTAAAAATTGCCAGCAAAGGCACTGAGTTTGAAGCTATCGAGCAAATCGCTAAGGGACCCACAACCGTTGTGGTTGGATACGATGATCCAGCTGCCCCAGCTAAGACCTGTGTTGAGGTAATGAAAGCCCTCAAGAAAGGTAAAGTCAAAGGCGGCGTTATGGAAGGCAGATGCCTTTCACAAGATGAAGTCAAAGGTCTCGCAGACCTGCCTTCTAAGGAACAACTCTTGTCCTCCATCATGGGTGGTCTCGATTCTGGTGCCAGAAATATCGCTGGTATCTTCGAGAGCTTGATCAGAGACATTGCCATCCTGACCGAAGAAGTCGCAAAGAAAAACAATCACGCTGAGTAA
- a CDS encoding WG repeat-containing protein translates to MSGNSKFKFGAALLSTLLVTALTGCAPKKVESSFQALPELGPKWGFIDHSGKFIIKPQFRRVLAFSEGLAGADLSARWGYIDTTGKFVIERAYEEVGSFHKGYASVKVFGGKWGIIDKTGNLVVLAKFEQLGDCGLASTPLEPNDLIYCAYRENAKWGFIDLAGEPKIEAKYENIQPFSEGFAGVSQLGKWGFIDKAGKQITDLKFDQVSPFRDRVAEAQFGADFVIIGDIGTISMSDPLQSRSTFHDGLGLSRKKGKYGFMNKAGKTVIKRRFTYAEDFSEGLAVVGVANARRGFINVTGELVIPPVFDEAISFSDKLAAVKIDPRLVGDDGSISASAIEDAKKSDPHATMVKPTEPATTTEAGTATGSDTAAGTGDAPASDDKKSGKEDAGKDETKTDAKAETKSETKTETKGDAKADSKTDAKAEPAKGEPVKNSDSKVEVKTETKPAAKVEVKTDSKAAAKTETKSEAKTETKVPEKAGDAAKLAPAKPAK, encoded by the coding sequence ATGTCAGGAAATTCTAAGTTTAAGTTCGGTGCTGCTCTCTTATCCACTTTACTAGTTACAGCCTTGACAGGCTGTGCACCGAAAAAAGTTGAGAGTTCATTTCAGGCGCTCCCGGAGCTAGGTCCCAAGTGGGGCTTTATTGACCATTCAGGCAAGTTTATAATCAAGCCTCAATTCAGACGCGTCCTCGCTTTTTCGGAAGGTCTAGCTGGTGCTGATCTTTCGGCACGCTGGGGATATATAGATACCACCGGCAAATTTGTCATCGAAAGAGCATATGAAGAAGTTGGCTCCTTTCATAAAGGTTACGCATCAGTAAAAGTTTTTGGCGGCAAATGGGGCATCATCGATAAAACCGGTAACCTCGTCGTCCTGGCAAAATTTGAGCAACTCGGTGATTGCGGACTAGCCAGTACTCCTCTGGAGCCAAACGACCTGATCTATTGCGCCTACCGTGAAAATGCCAAATGGGGCTTCATTGACCTGGCCGGCGAACCTAAAATTGAGGCCAAATACGAAAACATTCAGCCTTTCTCTGAAGGCTTTGCTGGAGTTAGCCAACTGGGCAAGTGGGGCTTTATCGACAAAGCCGGCAAACAGATTACAGATCTCAAGTTTGACCAGGTCAGTCCTTTTAGAGATCGTGTTGCCGAAGCTCAATTCGGTGCAGACTTTGTCATCATCGGTGATATTGGCACTATTTCAATGAGCGACCCGCTGCAATCTCGCTCGACCTTCCATGATGGACTGGGACTCAGTCGCAAAAAGGGCAAATATGGCTTTATGAATAAAGCCGGAAAGACAGTAATCAAGAGACGCTTCACTTATGCCGAGGACTTTTCGGAAGGACTGGCTGTGGTAGGTGTGGCTAACGCCAGACGTGGCTTTATAAACGTTACGGGCGAACTAGTCATACCTCCAGTTTTTGACGAAGCAATTAGTTTTTCAGACAAACTTGCTGCAGTAAAAATCGACCCTCGCCTTGTGGGTGATGATGGCTCCATTTCGGCTTCAGCCATCGAAGACGCTAAAAAGTCTGACCCTCACGCCACTATGGTCAAGCCCACCGAGCCTGCCACCACGACAGAAGCAGGTACAGCCACTGGCTCAGATACGGCCGCTGGCACCGGTGATGCACCAGCCAGTGACGACAAAAAGTCAGGCAAAGAAGACGCCGGCAAAGACGAAACCAAAACCGATGCTAAGGCAGAGACTAAAAGCGAAACCAAAACCGAGACTAAGGGCGACGCTAAAGCAGATAGCAAAACTGATGCCAAAGCTGAGCCTGCTAAAGGTGAACCTGTGAAAAACTCCGACAGCAAAGTTGAAGTTAAAACCGAGACTAAACCCGCAGCCAAAGTGGAAGTAAAGACTGACAGTAAAGCGGCAGCCAAAACCGAGACCAAAAGCGAAGCTAAAACAGAAACCAAAGTCCCAGAAAAAGCAGGCGATGCTGCCAAATTAGCGCCAGCTAAACCAGCAAAATAA